From Pseudomonas sp. B21-028, one genomic window encodes:
- a CDS encoding AAA domain-containing protein gives MIRFCPNCKTERALQEMFCEGLIQEQPCGWDLAGEPIRTAGWRPQAVFTEETLPPVSPAQGSVPDLLCENGHPMVDGDLMCLECGSSLAQATSYDAQPDSSEPEGIAQTLIDGWRLIRQISSTDGVRERYLAKHEETAQQAVLTLYRPGAEPDPAIYDVIRRLPREHVPEIIATGRWDDRAYEVIEELTGGTLADLGSVIRDSDSVHHVVNELGQALHAFNEAGLRHRDLRPASLLVRSREPLDLVISGFGSARLSEFDLDIVSPLETSRYMAPEAIAGGVAAASDWWSLGMILLEQLTQGACFDGINANAFLIHVLANGVPIPDDLDPRLHLLLRGLLARDRHQRWQWPQVEGWLNGVAVEAPASSVQQTDEGEGATLLLGERRFHKPGVFALAAAQADNWQQALDHLLRGVIVTWAEQVGLAPSLVAGLRQVVQHEGIEDDFRLMLALRILNPEIPLIHRGDIVTPGWLLEHPLEGYRLISGSVPDLLEQLQTDNWLSRLKSRAENVRQRALHQHIELVEEQLRIFLLSTSRAKLSTQWQERQRLFPDTDHPGLSSLSERRVIAEEDLIVLLSAAISQFRSGASIVEAAAELARTADVGWFDSEGATQLLFHSRLELYRSVDERIQGFARCGVPAVDEWAEQFRLERRMPLAQALVLLAIPSSHWLEPQKQQYVSQILDFFEKKVVTAVMRGPLVRMSIGKSTARIDVNELNSARSPAAALLDHLLQRNARAVNLDPESFQLNGQLESRLHALYRQSALYKRDTGIDGLYLGFPFLLNRDPRGTTRTRIIPLLLWPVKLLLELGSRGHAALAFDSEREEVRLNPALESVLGAETCKRWRKTADELLGRSSIRAADVMDAFGMLATIRSRALGNLPASTVEIAPYQDELDCAAVLFHVTFMGQAIGEDLRQLKTLSPAGTGLETALRLKTADETAHEAPPGELQRYFTVASDPSQEAAVIQARQSPGLLVEGPPGTGKSQTIVNMVADAIGRQRSLLIVCQKHAALEVVYKRLVAEGLGQRIVMLNDVNRDREPVIRNIREQLESLFTNGSQAQGWQRQREQVAARIEALEGELDRFHQSLHRLDENTGLSYRRLLGELIELESGPAPLAFPALRQRLASLDLASLTRLEESCAPLIRLWLPARYEGSPLAQLQSFAADRATLQAFTDNLHSFTQAEHNRQATLQAHPASFEIDDPVPYRNWIAAHVAALLDLKQEQRLRLARWLPLFRSREAGQPPRGESILGELQQLDQQLGQLDQDHYAPALSPALCLLENKALRHLDQDCTKVMAARSWLANINPMHLLRRNRLRNFLQGQGESRVIEALPTLQAAIRLESQWRPLRAELSMLHQALELEAVSQQACLELISFAKSDIRHLLEIQALAMALAQSPRARQADEAALAGDKQHLEALLSDLDASLMRHGVRQSSLEQLKVLGDWLGEELVQQLQHAIEHNLSNQLSLDRLHEALPFLAAYQAFRGRAAQLTAADLELLALLRQRQEQLDNIAPEQLEAAVRRLLNREARLGWKHRVEQTNPELLFSQDEARAKVASLAQADAQMRLLNRELLAKAINLDHLGNRKQWEDVTRLTGKRSRRLREFIELGSHLGLMSLRPVWLMNPDVASRVLPLKAGLFDTVIYDEASQMPVEFALPTLFRGQVTVVSGDEKQMPPTAFFSSRIESDEAEVFDGDEPDEDADEEQREAFEDTWNRREIKDCPDLLQLARNALPSTTLQIHYRSAYRELIGFSNASFYGNRLNVPVRHPQASIQRIKPLELIQVGGLYQNQSNAQEAERVVEYLNELWQEPYDHRPSVGVVTFNRKQADLIEEHLEQRAEQDELFRAAYTQERERSEDGEDMSVFVKNVENVQGDERDIIVFSSTFGRNSQGTFRRSFGVLGQTGGERRLNVAVTRARRKVVMITSMPIADISDMLNTHRAPNSPRDYLQGYLEYARALSSGEFSSSTKLLERLQTDRSSQHREQGQQRDGFVRLVGEFIHSLGWQAAPASEGDAFGLDFAIENPGTGLYAIGIECDAPCHNLLERARAREIWRPSVLHRAIPHIHRVSSQAWYHSGDSERSRLREAIEHAMQAEQPLQPSPTSVDTEICQ, from the coding sequence ATGATACGTTTCTGCCCTAACTGCAAAACCGAGCGCGCCCTCCAGGAAATGTTCTGCGAAGGGCTCATTCAGGAACAACCCTGCGGCTGGGACCTCGCTGGCGAACCCATTCGTACCGCCGGCTGGCGGCCGCAAGCCGTCTTCACTGAGGAAACCCTCCCGCCAGTCAGTCCGGCTCAGGGGAGTGTCCCTGACCTGCTCTGCGAAAACGGTCACCCGATGGTCGATGGCGACCTGATGTGCCTTGAATGTGGCAGCTCACTTGCGCAAGCAACGTCCTACGACGCCCAACCAGACAGCAGCGAACCAGAGGGCATCGCCCAGACCCTGATCGATGGTTGGCGGCTGATTCGTCAGATCAGCAGTACCGACGGCGTGCGAGAACGATACCTCGCCAAGCACGAGGAAACCGCGCAACAAGCGGTCCTGACCCTGTATCGACCCGGCGCCGAACCGGACCCGGCGATCTATGATGTGATCCGTCGACTGCCACGCGAGCACGTCCCCGAAATCATTGCCACCGGCCGCTGGGATGACCGGGCCTACGAGGTCATCGAAGAACTCACCGGCGGGACCCTGGCAGACCTCGGCAGCGTGATCCGCGACAGCGACAGCGTGCACCATGTGGTCAACGAACTCGGCCAGGCGCTGCATGCGTTCAACGAGGCAGGCCTGCGCCATCGTGACCTGCGCCCGGCCAGCCTGCTGGTACGTTCCCGCGAACCGCTGGACCTGGTGATCAGCGGCTTCGGTTCGGCACGCCTGTCCGAGTTCGACCTGGACATCGTATCGCCACTGGAAACCAGCCGCTACATGGCGCCCGAAGCCATCGCAGGCGGCGTTGCGGCTGCCTCGGACTGGTGGAGCCTGGGCATGATCCTGCTCGAGCAACTGACCCAGGGCGCCTGCTTCGATGGCATCAATGCCAATGCATTTCTTATTCACGTGCTGGCCAACGGAGTACCGATCCCCGACGACCTCGACCCGCGCCTGCACCTGCTGCTGCGAGGTTTGCTGGCACGCGACCGTCATCAGCGCTGGCAATGGCCGCAGGTCGAAGGCTGGCTCAACGGCGTTGCGGTCGAGGCACCGGCCTCTTCCGTCCAGCAAACGGACGAAGGTGAAGGCGCGACCCTACTGCTGGGCGAGCGCCGCTTCCACAAGCCCGGCGTATTCGCCCTGGCGGCTGCCCAGGCGGATAACTGGCAACAGGCCCTGGACCATTTGCTGCGCGGTGTGATCGTGACGTGGGCCGAGCAGGTCGGTCTCGCCCCTTCTCTGGTCGCCGGCTTGCGCCAGGTCGTTCAGCACGAAGGGATTGAGGACGACTTCCGTCTGATGCTGGCCTTGAGAATCCTCAATCCGGAAATCCCGTTGATTCATCGTGGCGACATCGTCACACCAGGATGGCTACTGGAGCACCCACTGGAAGGCTATCGCCTGATCAGCGGATCGGTCCCGGACCTGCTTGAGCAATTGCAGACCGACAACTGGCTGTCGCGTCTCAAATCCCGCGCCGAAAACGTACGTCAGCGTGCCCTGCACCAACACATCGAGTTGGTTGAAGAGCAACTGCGGATATTCCTGCTATCGACCTCGCGCGCCAAGCTGTCCACGCAATGGCAAGAGCGCCAACGCCTGTTTCCAGACACCGACCATCCGGGGCTGAGCTCACTGTCGGAGCGCCGGGTGATCGCCGAAGAAGACCTGATTGTGCTGCTCAGCGCGGCGATCAGTCAGTTCCGTTCGGGGGCCTCGATTGTAGAGGCCGCCGCCGAGTTGGCCAGGACTGCCGATGTCGGTTGGTTCGACTCCGAAGGGGCGACCCAACTGCTATTCCATTCGCGGCTTGAGCTGTACCGCAGTGTCGATGAACGCATCCAAGGCTTTGCCCGGTGTGGCGTGCCGGCAGTGGACGAGTGGGCCGAGCAGTTCCGCCTGGAGCGACGTATGCCGTTGGCCCAGGCACTGGTGTTGCTCGCCATTCCGTCCAGTCATTGGCTGGAACCACAGAAACAGCAGTACGTCTCACAGATCCTCGACTTCTTCGAGAAGAAGGTGGTGACCGCAGTGATGCGCGGACCACTGGTGCGTATGAGCATCGGCAAGAGCACCGCACGGATCGACGTCAACGAACTGAACAGCGCGCGCAGCCCGGCCGCGGCTTTGCTCGATCACCTGTTGCAACGTAATGCCCGGGCAGTGAACCTCGACCCAGAGAGTTTTCAGCTCAACGGCCAGCTGGAATCGCGCCTGCATGCCTTGTACCGGCAAAGCGCGCTGTACAAACGCGACACCGGCATCGACGGCCTGTACCTGGGCTTCCCGTTCCTGCTCAATCGCGACCCTCGCGGCACCACGCGTACGCGGATCATCCCGCTCCTACTGTGGCCCGTGAAACTGCTGCTGGAGCTGGGTTCCCGTGGTCACGCCGCCTTGGCGTTCGACAGTGAGCGTGAGGAAGTGCGGCTCAACCCCGCGTTGGAAAGCGTGCTCGGCGCCGAAACCTGCAAACGTTGGCGCAAGACCGCCGATGAACTGCTGGGCCGCTCGTCAATTCGGGCGGCGGATGTGATGGACGCCTTCGGCATGCTCGCCACCATTCGCTCTCGCGCCCTTGGCAACCTGCCCGCCAGCACCGTGGAGATCGCGCCCTACCAAGACGAGCTGGACTGCGCGGCGGTGCTGTTTCACGTGACCTTCATGGGGCAAGCCATCGGTGAAGACCTGCGCCAACTGAAAACCCTGTCGCCCGCCGGTACCGGCCTGGAAACGGCGTTGCGCCTCAAGACTGCCGACGAAACCGCGCACGAGGCACCGCCAGGCGAGCTGCAACGTTACTTCACCGTGGCCAGCGATCCCTCCCAGGAAGCGGCCGTGATCCAGGCCCGACAAAGCCCGGGACTGCTGGTCGAGGGGCCGCCCGGAACCGGCAAGAGCCAGACCATCGTCAACATGGTCGCCGACGCCATAGGCCGCCAACGCAGCTTGCTTATCGTCTGCCAGAAACATGCGGCGCTTGAGGTCGTGTACAAACGCCTGGTCGCCGAAGGCCTTGGTCAACGCATCGTCATGCTCAATGACGTCAACCGCGACCGCGAGCCCGTCATCCGCAATATTCGCGAACAACTGGAAAGCCTGTTCACGAACGGCAGCCAGGCGCAGGGCTGGCAGCGCCAGCGCGAACAAGTCGCGGCCCGCATCGAGGCCTTGGAGGGCGAGCTCGACCGCTTCCACCAGAGCCTGCATCGCCTGGATGAAAATACCGGCCTCAGCTATCGCAGGCTGCTCGGCGAGTTGATTGAATTGGAATCCGGCCCGGCCCCGCTCGCGTTCCCGGCCCTGCGCCAACGCCTGGCCTCCCTGGACCTCGCTAGCCTGACCCGTTTGGAGGAAAGCTGCGCCCCTCTGATTCGCCTGTGGTTGCCCGCACGCTACGAAGGCAGTCCATTGGCCCAGTTACAGTCGTTCGCCGCCGACCGGGCGACCTTGCAGGCTTTCACCGACAATCTGCACAGTTTCACCCAAGCCGAACACAACCGTCAGGCCACGCTGCAAGCACACCCTGCCAGCTTCGAAATCGACGACCCGGTGCCGTACCGTAACTGGATAGCGGCCCATGTCGCAGCCCTGCTCGACCTGAAGCAAGAGCAACGTCTGCGCCTTGCGCGGTGGCTACCGCTTTTCCGCAGCCGCGAAGCGGGCCAACCTCCACGGGGAGAGTCGATTCTCGGTGAACTACAGCAACTGGATCAGCAACTCGGCCAACTGGATCAGGACCACTACGCCCCCGCCTTGTCACCGGCCCTCTGCCTGCTCGAAAACAAGGCCCTCAGGCATCTGGATCAAGACTGCACCAAGGTCATGGCAGCCCGGTCCTGGTTGGCGAACATCAACCCGATGCATCTGTTGCGGCGCAACCGACTGCGCAACTTCCTTCAGGGCCAGGGGGAAAGCCGTGTTATTGAAGCACTACCCACCCTGCAGGCAGCCATCCGCCTTGAAAGCCAGTGGCGACCATTGCGCGCCGAGTTGAGTATGCTGCACCAGGCGTTGGAACTGGAAGCTGTGAGTCAGCAAGCCTGCCTGGAATTGATCAGCTTCGCGAAGAGCGACATCCGCCACCTGCTGGAAATCCAGGCGCTGGCCATGGCGTTGGCGCAATCGCCTCGCGCCCGGCAGGCCGACGAGGCCGCCCTCGCCGGCGACAAACAACATCTCGAGGCGCTGCTCAGCGATCTCGATGCTTCGCTGATGCGCCATGGCGTTCGCCAATCCAGCCTCGAGCAACTCAAGGTACTCGGCGACTGGCTGGGCGAAGAACTGGTGCAGCAGCTGCAGCATGCCATCGAGCACAATCTGAGTAATCAACTGTCTCTTGATCGGCTGCATGAAGCGCTGCCCTTCCTGGCCGCCTACCAGGCATTCCGCGGGCGCGCTGCTCAGTTGACAGCAGCCGACCTGGAGCTGCTCGCATTGCTGCGCCAACGCCAGGAACAGTTGGACAACATCGCGCCCGAGCAGCTTGAAGCCGCGGTGCGGCGCCTGCTCAACCGCGAAGCTCGACTGGGTTGGAAACACCGCGTCGAGCAAACCAATCCCGAACTGCTGTTCAGCCAGGACGAAGCCCGTGCCAAAGTCGCCAGCCTCGCGCAAGCCGATGCGCAGATGCGGCTGCTCAACCGCGAGCTGCTGGCCAAAGCCATCAACCTTGATCACCTGGGTAATCGCAAACAATGGGAGGATGTCACTCGTCTGACTGGCAAACGCTCACGACGCCTGCGCGAATTCATTGAACTGGGCAGTCACTTAGGCCTGATGAGCCTACGCCCGGTGTGGTTGATGAACCCGGACGTCGCCAGCCGTGTGCTGCCGCTCAAGGCAGGCCTGTTCGATACCGTTATCTACGACGAAGCCTCACAGATGCCGGTTGAGTTCGCCCTGCCGACCCTGTTCCGCGGCCAGGTCACTGTGGTCAGCGGCGATGAGAAGCAAATGCCGCCGACGGCATTCTTTTCCAGTCGCATCGAAAGCGACGAAGCCGAAGTGTTTGATGGCGACGAACCTGATGAAGACGCGGATGAGGAACAACGCGAAGCGTTCGAAGACACTTGGAATCGTCGCGAGATCAAGGATTGCCCCGACCTGCTGCAACTAGCGCGCAACGCCCTGCCCAGCACGACATTGCAGATCCACTACCGCTCGGCCTACCGTGAACTGATCGGCTTTTCCAACGCCTCGTTCTATGGCAATCGCCTGAACGTTCCGGTCCGACACCCGCAAGCGAGCATCCAGCGCATCAAGCCGCTGGAGCTGATTCAGGTCGGTGGGCTGTATCAAAACCAGAGCAACGCCCAGGAAGCCGAACGGGTCGTCGAGTACCTGAACGAATTGTGGCAGGAGCCCTACGACCATCGACCCTCGGTGGGTGTCGTCACCTTCAACCGCAAGCAGGCCGACCTCATCGAGGAGCACTTGGAGCAGCGGGCAGAGCAGGATGAACTGTTCCGCGCCGCCTACACCCAGGAGCGCGAGCGCAGCGAAGACGGCGAGGACATGTCGGTGTTCGTCAAGAACGTGGAGAACGTGCAGGGGGATGAACGCGACATCATCGTCTTCTCCTCCACCTTCGGTCGCAACAGCCAAGGCACATTCCGCCGCAGCTTCGGTGTACTGGGGCAGACGGGTGGCGAACGACGCCTGAACGTGGCGGTGACCCGCGCCCGGCGCAAGGTGGTGATGATCACGTCGATGCCGATCGCCGACATCTCCGACATGCTCAACACGCACCGTGCCCCCAACAGCCCGCGAGACTATCTGCAAGGCTATCTGGAATATGCTCGCGCGCTCTCCTCGGGCGAGTTCAGCAGCAGTACCAAGTTGCTGGAGCGCCTGCAGACCGACCGCAGCAGCCAGCATCGTGAGCAAGGTCAGCAACGCGACGGCTTTGTCAGGCTGGTCGGTGAATTCATTCATTCCCTGGGATGGCAGGCCGCTCCCGCCAGTGAAGGCGACGCTTTCGGTCTCGACTTCGCCATCGAGAATCCAGGCACGGGCCTTTACGCAATCGGCATCGAGTGCGATGCGCCTTGCCATAATCTGCTGGAACGTGCCCGCGCCCGAGAAATTTGGCGCCCATCCGTGCTGCACCGCGCCATCCCGCACATCCATCGTGTGTCGTCGCAAGCTTGGTATCACAGCGGCGACAGCGAACGCTCACGGCTGCGTGAAGCAATCGAACACGCCATGCAAGCCGAGCAGCCGCTGCAACCCAGCCCTACTTCAGTTGATACGGAAATCTGCCAATGA
- a CDS encoding 4Fe-4S single cluster domain-containing protein, producing MDLSLSRMHFPVTTLGPGRRIGIWFQGCSIRCPGCISADTWGPGHRRLSLEQLLEQITPWLHEAEGITISGGEPFDQFDALRSLLEGLRRLSELDILVYSGYSLEQLNEPLLQTKGLIDALISDPYIEALSQTMALRGSDNQRLSLLTPLGRARLGYYERLLEPTDKALDLMFDESGSVWMAGIPRRDDLLRLRDLLHEQGHHLQISAHASRRR from the coding sequence ATGGACCTTAGCCTGTCGCGCATGCATTTTCCGGTCACTACCCTCGGCCCGGGGCGACGTATTGGCATCTGGTTCCAGGGCTGCAGCATCCGCTGTCCAGGCTGCATCTCTGCCGACACCTGGGGCCCCGGGCACCGACGCTTGTCGCTGGAGCAACTGCTTGAACAGATAACCCCCTGGCTGCATGAGGCCGAAGGAATCACCATTTCCGGAGGGGAACCGTTTGACCAGTTCGACGCCCTGCGATCACTGCTCGAAGGCCTACGTCGGCTCAGCGAACTCGACATCCTGGTCTACAGTGGCTACTCCCTGGAGCAACTCAACGAGCCGTTGCTCCAGACCAAGGGCTTGATAGATGCCTTGATCAGCGACCCCTATATCGAAGCGCTCAGCCAGACCATGGCCTTGCGCGGCAGTGACAATCAACGTCTGAGCCTGCTCACGCCACTGGGCCGGGCACGCCTGGGTTATTACGAACGCCTGCTCGAACCCACCGACAAGGCGCTCGATTTGATGTTTGACGAAAGTGGCAGCGTCTGGATGGCCGGCATCCCACGACGTGACGATCTATTGCGCTTACGCGATCTGCTGCATGAACAAGGCCATCATTTACAGATCAGCGCACACGCGTCGCGACGCCGCTGA
- a CDS encoding AAA family ATPase yields the protein MSGIAIFESPRWLRDLLRFLPLKSQFVLSGNIRDLQASEVAPGTVTAQSFNQTLCNALLDAGYTQVIAWDPVSGFRAVDKPGSAPEAGQTLLQELGLTPVNGAAPAGVDLLGATLSRLVGRAGEPIALIIDFASRLVVRNDSLSAAEHQLFTQALVQSHQARSRPATQLRKPFFNTLLWLVEKEGDLPDWLLVDNPRLRHIPVSKPDQLSRRALAPALLKGLSGSQGASEVVMHQAVEAFVQNTEGLLLLDLSAIAQLARVEGVAMEQIADAVRRYKIGVTEDPWLKIDRQRIRHADALVHQRVKGQEHAVTHMLDIVKRAMTGVGASRKGNRPRGVAFLAGPTGVGKTELAKTITSLLFGDESAYIRFDMSEFSAEHADQRLIGAPPGYVGYDVGGELTNAIREKPFSVVLFDEIEKAHPRILDKFLQILDDGVLTSGRGDRVYFSEALIVFTSNLGIYRQGDNGERVANVLPGEAFEHVQDKVHSEIDRYFKLVLNRPEILNRIGENIIVFDFIREGVAVQIFEQMVNATFDDLQGQNLFIELAPQARQTLHSLCLQDLSNGGRGIRNQLEARLLNPLSRALFDQDAQPGEHFTITELDITGLKMERR from the coding sequence ATGTCAGGGATTGCCATATTTGAAAGCCCACGTTGGCTACGAGATCTTCTCCGCTTCCTGCCGCTGAAGAGCCAATTCGTCCTGTCCGGCAACATCCGCGACCTGCAGGCCAGTGAAGTGGCGCCCGGCACGGTGACTGCGCAGAGCTTCAACCAAACCCTCTGTAATGCCCTGCTCGATGCTGGCTACACCCAGGTCATCGCCTGGGATCCCGTGTCCGGTTTCCGGGCAGTCGACAAACCCGGCTCCGCCCCTGAAGCCGGCCAGACGTTGCTGCAGGAACTTGGCCTGACTCCGGTCAATGGCGCAGCACCCGCAGGTGTCGATCTGCTGGGCGCCACCCTGTCACGGCTGGTGGGTCGTGCTGGCGAACCTATCGCGCTGATCATCGATTTCGCCTCACGCCTGGTGGTTCGCAACGACTCCCTCAGCGCTGCTGAACACCAGCTCTTCACGCAGGCCCTGGTGCAATCCCATCAGGCTCGCAGCCGTCCGGCCACACAGCTGCGTAAACCGTTCTTCAATACCCTGCTATGGCTGGTGGAAAAAGAAGGTGATTTGCCCGACTGGTTGCTGGTCGACAACCCGCGCCTGCGCCACATTCCCGTGTCCAAACCCGATCAATTGTCCCGCCGTGCATTGGCACCGGCGTTGCTCAAAGGGCTCAGTGGCAGCCAGGGCGCCAGCGAAGTGGTAATGCATCAGGCTGTGGAAGCTTTCGTCCAGAACACCGAGGGATTGCTGCTGCTCGATCTCAGCGCCATTGCGCAACTGGCGCGGGTCGAGGGTGTAGCCATGGAGCAGATTGCCGATGCGGTGCGTCGCTACAAAATCGGTGTCACTGAGGATCCGTGGCTGAAGATCGACCGTCAGCGTATCCGGCATGCGGACGCGCTCGTCCACCAGCGGGTCAAAGGCCAGGAGCATGCGGTGACGCACATGCTCGACATCGTCAAGCGTGCGATGACGGGCGTCGGCGCCAGTCGCAAGGGCAACCGTCCACGGGGCGTAGCCTTTCTCGCGGGACCGACCGGCGTAGGCAAGACCGAACTCGCCAAAACGATTACCAGCCTGCTATTCGGCGACGAAAGTGCATATATTCGCTTCGACATGTCGGAGTTCAGCGCCGAGCATGCCGATCAACGCCTTATCGGCGCACCGCCCGGCTACGTCGGTTATGACGTCGGCGGTGAGCTGACCAATGCTATTCGCGAGAAGCCGTTCAGCGTGGTGTTATTCGATGAAATTGAAAAAGCTCATCCACGGATTCTCGACAAGTTCCTGCAAATCCTCGACGACGGAGTGCTGACTTCAGGCCGCGGTGATCGGGTGTATTTTTCGGAGGCCCTGATCGTGTTCACTTCCAACCTGGGGATCTATCGCCAGGGTGACAATGGCGAACGCGTTGCCAACGTCCTGCCGGGCGAAGCCTTCGAGCATGTCCAGGACAAGGTGCACAGCGAGATCGACCGGTATTTCAAGCTGGTGCTCAATCGTCCGGAAATCCTCAATCGAATCGGCGAAAACATCATCGTCTTCGACTTCATTCGCGAAGGCGTTGCAGTGCAGATCTTCGAACAAATGGTCAACGCCACCTTCGACGACCTGCAGGGACAGAACCTGTTTATCGAATTGGCCCCCCAGGCACGCCAGACACTGCATAGCCTCTGTCTGCAGGACCTGTCCAACGGTGGCCGGGGCATCCGCAACCAGTTAGAGGCACGCCTGCTCAACCCCCTGTCGCGGGCACTGTTCGATCAGGACGCGCAACCGGGCGAGCACTTCACGATCACCGAGTTGGACATCACCGGACTGAAGATGGAACGTCGCTGA
- a CDS encoding RES family NAD+ phosphorylase has protein sequence MAKQRTESSDNMATPATDLAASITPVPAATLRVTFTVLAKGDVFHRVHQDKYQPDQFNPGVHGNARFSPIQDDQGQAIPTLYGGTTVECALMETIFHDVPHTAGFKSFDKSKLAGQVHSVVQVSQPLQLVDLSSVPLRKLGVTRKQLIDTEKDQYPATRKWAEAIHRQYPDVQGLSWVSRQDDSARAVVLFGDRIPEGALHSQGASRSLTEDSNAFDTVLDLADRIGVVVIAGKN, from the coding sequence ATGGCTAAGCAGCGTACCGAGTCCAGCGATAACATGGCTACACCGGCCACCGATTTGGCGGCGTCCATCACCCCGGTTCCCGCGGCTACGCTGCGCGTGACGTTCACGGTTCTTGCTAAAGGCGACGTGTTCCATCGTGTGCATCAGGATAAATATCAGCCGGATCAATTCAATCCCGGTGTGCACGGCAATGCACGCTTCAGCCCAATCCAGGACGATCAGGGGCAGGCGATTCCTACTTTGTATGGCGGCACAACAGTTGAGTGCGCCTTGATGGAAACCATTTTCCACGACGTTCCCCACACGGCTGGCTTCAAGAGCTTTGACAAAAGTAAGCTAGCTGGGCAGGTGCACTCTGTCGTCCAGGTTAGCCAGCCGCTGCAACTGGTTGATCTGTCCAGTGTCCCACTGCGTAAATTGGGCGTCACTCGCAAGCAATTGATCGACACTGAGAAGGATCAATACCCCGCAACGCGCAAATGGGCAGAGGCGATCCACCGTCAATATCCGGATGTGCAAGGGCTGTCATGGGTGTCCCGACAAGATGATTCGGCACGTGCGGTGGTGCTCTTTGGTGACCGGATTCCTGAAGGTGCGCTCCATTCGCAGGGGGCGTCACGCAGCTTGACCGAGGATTCGAATGCATTCGACACGGTGCTAGATCTGGCAGACCGGATTGGGGTCGTCGTCATCGCGGGGAAAAACTGA
- a CDS encoding DUF5623 domain-containing protein: MVTLATPPSTVDGIKRLAKALKREFNITHHQALDEAARKAGFQNFLHAKRAITTIAAQNYIAYVTAYWDDVSSEVRSSGRYTVEVRLTRPLSELLIDGLQVGGAYLSRFKLEAPDHLEMRTDASSQVSAMQYLDQASFTLLFMNSTGLVRVFRNGNVKVMNDLDRVPKADHMTGWEDPQSGDWLLLDEPYISPMPGFRKEWLQEHGLYQVAPRWPGLYYPGQAVPYLISPSQELLAKVQAQVEGLPDSAYPKGTPQGMAYDSKFISPARIASGKQSRSRTMPFTGVRNGAIAYGGAPGVRSRWRPARGMSLEKHTTIGPILRKLCNSSMRTAGVTAKVHEKLNQVRSRLEDWAFMEHPGGITAEVDAKLYYGRAIDGYTTPQDTLKAIETVRDLLLKGYEECKPRAQMLAKIEAAAADLQKKVSR; encoded by the coding sequence ATGGTTACCCTCGCTACCCCTCCGTCCACTGTCGACGGCATCAAGCGCTTGGCAAAGGCTCTCAAGCGCGAATTTAATATCACTCACCACCAAGCCCTCGATGAGGCTGCTCGCAAAGCAGGCTTCCAGAACTTCTTGCACGCCAAACGTGCGATTACCACGATTGCGGCTCAAAACTACATCGCCTATGTAACGGCGTACTGGGATGACGTCAGCTCCGAGGTTCGATCCTCCGGTCGTTACACAGTAGAGGTTCGCCTCACGCGCCCCCTTTCCGAGTTGCTTATCGACGGCCTTCAGGTTGGCGGCGCCTATTTGAGTAGATTCAAGCTTGAGGCGCCAGATCATCTCGAAATGCGTACCGATGCTAGCAGCCAGGTCAGTGCGATGCAGTATCTGGATCAAGCTAGTTTTACTCTGCTCTTCATGAACTCGACCGGGCTGGTGAGAGTTTTCCGGAATGGGAACGTTAAGGTCATGAATGACCTGGATAGGGTGCCCAAAGCCGATCACATGACCGGCTGGGAGGATCCACAATCGGGCGATTGGTTACTGCTAGATGAGCCCTACATTTCGCCTATGCCGGGATTCAGGAAGGAGTGGCTGCAGGAGCACGGGCTGTATCAAGTGGCGCCAAGATGGCCGGGACTCTACTACCCGGGCCAAGCCGTCCCATACCTGATTTCACCTAGTCAGGAGCTACTCGCGAAGGTACAGGCCCAGGTCGAGGGACTTCCGGACAGTGCTTACCCCAAGGGGACGCCTCAAGGAATGGCGTACGACTCCAAGTTTATTAGCCCAGCCCGCATCGCCTCCGGAAAACAAAGTAGATCGCGCACAATGCCGTTCACCGGTGTCAGAAACGGAGCGATCGCGTACGGCGGAGCGCCTGGGGTTCGTTCTAGGTGGCGCCCCGCGCGGGGCATGTCACTTGAGAAGCACACAACTATTGGGCCCATCCTACGTAAGCTCTGCAATAGTTCTATGCGTACTGCCGGCGTAACTGCCAAGGTTCACGAAAAATTAAACCAGGTGCGATCGCGCCTAGAGGACTGGGCTTTCATGGAGCATCCCGGCGGCATTACGGCAGAGGTCGACGCCAAGCTCTACTACGGACGAGCGATTGATGGATATACCACTCCGCAAGACACTCTCAAGGCCATCGAGACTGTCCGAGACTTGCTCCTTAAAGGTTATGAGGAGTGCAAGCCAAGAGCTCAGATGCTTGCAAAGATTGAGGCCGCTGCCGCGGACCTTCAGAAAAAGGTAAGTCGTTAG